In one window of Henckelia pumila isolate YLH828 chromosome 1, ASM3356847v2, whole genome shotgun sequence DNA:
- the LOC140890335 gene encoding AT-hook motif nuclear-localized protein 1-like: protein MNLRYACFKEGTNYTMSSSGIAVAGSDATIDYHLAPRTTEGNPNQVTGSAPPLPPVSISPPTDTAAVVGGAVSLKKKRGRPRKYGPDGSVSLTLSPKPLSSSAPPPVIDFSSVQKRGKVRYAGGSATKMQELRMETESLGEWVSCSVGANFTPHIIAVGAGEDITMKVISFSQQGPRAICILSANGVVSSVTLRQPDSSGGTLTYEGRFEILSLNGSFMPSETGGVRNRSGGMSVSLASPDGRVLGGGVAGLLVAASPVQIVVGSFLAGNQVEQKTKKHKPEPMAIIPTAALPISSAGMDRSNQTSALFRGDSWSSMPPGSRTNPTDINVPLSG from the exons ATGAACCTACGCTATGCTTGCTTTAA GGAAGGTACTAATTATACTATGAGTAGCAGTGGAATAGCAGTGGCGGGATCAGATGCTACCATAGACTACCATTTAGCTCCCAGAACCACTGAAGGAAACCCAAATCAAGTAACTGGATCAGCACCACCACTGCCACCGGTTTCTATCTCGCCTCCGACGGACACGGCTGCCGTAGTTGGCGGCGCCGTCTCTTTGAAGAAGAAGAGGGGCAGACCCAGGAAGTATGGCCCCGATGGCTCCGTGTCTTTGACCCTTTCACCGAAGCCACTCTCTTCCTCGGCGCCACCTCCGGTGATTGACTTCTCCTCCGTGCAAAAACGGGGTAAAGTACGTTATGCCGGTGGCTCCGCCACCAAGATGCAAGAGCTGAGAATGGAGACTGAGAGTTTGG GTGAATGGGTTTCATGTTCTGTTGGTGCTAATTTTACACCTCATATCATCGCTGTCGGTGCTGGAGAG GACATCACGATGAAGGTCATATCCTTCTCTCAACAAGGTCCTCGAGCGATTTGCATTCTGTCTGCTAATGGTGTAGTTTCAAGCGTCACTCTGCGGCAACCTGATTCTTCTGGCGGCACATTGACATATGAG GGTCGCTTTGAGATACTCTCGTTGAATGGTTCATTTATGCCATCTGAGACTGGTGGAGTAAGAAACAGATCTGGTGGTATGAGCGTTTCTTTGGCTAGTCCTGATGGTCGCGTTTTAGGTGGTGGAGTTGCTGGCCTATTAGTAGCGGCCAGTCCTGTGCAG ATTGTGGTGGGTAGTTTTCTGGCTGGAAACCAGGTCGAGCAGAAGACAAAGAAACACAAACCCGAGCCAATGGCTATCATACCTACTGCTGCTTTACCCATCTCAAGTGCAGGGATGGACCGCTCCAATCAGACTTCCGCCTTGTTCCGTGGAGATAGCTGGTCGTCCATGCCCCCAGGCTCGAGGACTAACCCCACCGACATCAACGTTCCCTTAAGTGGATAG